In Cytobacillus oceanisediminis, the following proteins share a genomic window:
- a CDS encoding SulP family inorganic anion transporter has translation MQRKWFFIGRYSGYSLQSFQKDLLSGLVVGVIAIPLGMAFAIASGVNPEYGIYTTIIAGILISLFGGSKFQIGGPTGAFIPILFGIVMTYGYENLLIAGFIAGVILCFMGIFRVGSLIKFIPRPVTIGFTSGIAVIIFIGQLANFLGLTGVEKHESFLRNIREIILHFHTINVYSVLTAGLCLITVILTPKFMSKIPGSLIGLLVSTLAAMFLYPNQVATIGSTFGDIPSSIPRFGFPEITFEKIQLLIGPAFIIALLGGIESLLSAVVADGMTKSKHHSNRELLGQGIANMITPLFGGIPATGAIARTATNIKNGAISPLSGMIHGIVVLLILVLFAPYASNIPLASMAPILMVVAWNMSERKEFYHVLKTKTEDSLVLVVTFLLTIFVNLTIAVEVGLILAIVLFTKRMSDMLVTSKSLPNPKNKHEKIQTHMVTDTHDCPQISIYNVEGPLFFGAAQAFEQSIMNTINNNPRVILLRMGKVPFVDTTGEFYFSGIVKDLTKHGVILISGLKPQPKSVLIKTGIYDFIGEEHFFEHTGDAINFALKHLNKEQCFGCKHFAFRECAVLSCQKSDIGQIRKVADTS, from the coding sequence ATGCAACGTAAATGGTTTTTTATAGGGAGATACAGTGGCTATTCTTTACAAAGTTTTCAAAAGGACCTTCTGTCTGGTTTAGTGGTTGGTGTCATTGCGATTCCTTTAGGTATGGCGTTTGCCATAGCTTCTGGAGTTAATCCTGAATATGGAATTTATACGACAATCATTGCGGGTATACTAATTTCATTGTTCGGTGGGTCAAAATTTCAAATCGGTGGACCAACTGGTGCATTTATCCCTATTTTGTTTGGAATTGTCATGACATATGGATATGAAAACCTATTAATTGCAGGGTTCATTGCAGGAGTTATATTATGTTTTATGGGGATTTTTCGTGTTGGATCTTTGATTAAATTTATTCCAAGGCCTGTAACGATTGGATTTACATCGGGGATTGCTGTTATCATTTTTATCGGTCAACTTGCTAATTTTTTGGGACTTACAGGTGTAGAGAAGCATGAATCATTTCTTAGAAATATAAGAGAAATCATCCTTCATTTTCATACTATTAATGTTTATAGTGTTTTAACAGCTGGATTATGTTTGATTACTGTCATACTTACTCCTAAATTTATGTCGAAGATTCCGGGATCTCTTATAGGGTTACTGGTTTCTACCCTTGCAGCGATGTTCTTATATCCTAATCAAGTAGCAACAATTGGCTCAACATTCGGGGATATTCCAAGTTCGATACCCCGGTTTGGGTTCCCAGAGATTACTTTTGAAAAAATTCAACTGTTAATTGGACCTGCTTTTATTATTGCTTTACTTGGAGGCATCGAATCTTTATTATCTGCAGTAGTGGCCGATGGTATGACAAAAAGTAAGCATCATAGTAATCGAGAACTATTAGGCCAAGGAATTGCGAATATGATTACTCCGTTATTTGGGGGAATACCAGCAACCGGCGCAATAGCCAGAACTGCCACAAATATTAAAAATGGAGCGATTTCTCCTCTTTCTGGGATGATTCATGGAATTGTGGTTTTGTTAATCTTAGTTCTCTTTGCACCATATGCTTCAAATATCCCTTTAGCCAGTATGGCCCCTATTCTAATGGTCGTTGCTTGGAACATGAGTGAGAGAAAAGAATTTTATCATGTACTGAAGACCAAAACGGAAGATTCACTTGTTTTAGTTGTAACATTTTTATTAACAATTTTTGTGAACCTTACGATTGCTGTTGAAGTAGGTCTTATATTAGCCATCGTTCTATTTACAAAACGAATGAGTGATATGTTAGTAACATCAAAGTCACTACCTAATCCCAAAAACAAACATGAAAAAATACAAACTCACATGGTGACAGATACTCATGACTGTCCTCAAATTAGTATTTATAATGTAGAAGGCCCTCTATTTTTTGGGGCTGCTCAAGCGTTTGAGCAATCGATTATGAATACAATCAATAATAATCCAAGAGTTATACTATTAAGAATGGGAAAAGTTCCTTTTGTGGATACAACGGGGGAATTTTATTTTTCAGGAATCGTAAAGGATTTGACAAAGCATGGGGTTATATTGATATCTGGATTAAAACCTCAACCTAAAAGTGTGTTAATAAAGACAGGTATATATGATTTTATTGGAGAAGAACATTTCTTTGAACATACTGGTGATGCGATAAATTTTGCACTTAAACACTTAAATAAAGAACAGTGTTTTGGCTGCAAACATTTTGCATTTAGAGAGTGTGCAGTATTATCTTGTCAAAAAAGTGATATCGGACAAATAAGAAAAGTAGCAGATACATCTTAA
- a CDS encoding ArsR/SmtB family transcription factor: MNLEIQQFKAEFFKALAHPLRIRILELLADGDKNVNEIQSLVGSEGSAVSQQLTVLRAKNIVTGTKNGNRVIYSLRDPMIIELLHVARQIFNNHLVDTIEMLDKFNDVNDNSEQL, from the coding sequence TTGAACCTTGAAATACAGCAATTCAAAGCGGAATTCTTTAAAGCTCTTGCCCATCCATTAAGGATAAGGATACTCGAATTATTAGCGGATGGGGATAAGAATGTAAATGAAATTCAAAGTCTTGTAGGAAGTGAAGGATCTGCCGTTTCCCAGCAATTAACAGTTTTAAGGGCTAAAAATATTGTCACGGGAACGAAAAATGGCAATCGGGTGATCTATTCCTTAAGAGATCCGATGATTATTGAATTACTTCATGTTGCACGTCAAATTTTCAACAATCACCTTGTCGATACGATAGAAATGTTAGATAAGTTTAATGATGTAAATGATAATTCTGAACAGCTTTAG
- the ytzI gene encoding YtzI protein yields the protein MGLIIVGVLIVLIVLFLSVITTAKAYNYKHTVDPL from the coding sequence ATGGGTTTAATAATTGTTGGGGTTTTAATTGTTTTGATTGTGTTATTCTTAAGTGTTATAACAACTGCCAAAGCCTATAACTATAAGCATACAGTGGACCCCTTATAA
- a CDS encoding zinc ribbon domain-containing protein YjdM, which yields MSKLPNCPKCKSEYTYEDRSLFVCPECANEWALDLETENSENQKMIKDANGNVLNDGDTVTVIKDLKVKGSSSVLKIGTKVKNIRLVEGDHDIECKIDGFGAMKLKSEFVKKV from the coding sequence ATGTCTAAACTGCCAAATTGCCCAAAATGTAAATCAGAATATACTTATGAAGATAGAAGTCTATTTGTCTGCCCTGAATGTGCTAATGAGTGGGCATTAGACTTAGAAACCGAAAATAGTGAAAATCAAAAGATGATCAAAGATGCAAACGGAAATGTTTTAAACGATGGTGATACTGTAACTGTAATCAAAGACCTTAAAGTAAAAGGAAGTTCATCTGTCTTAAAAATAGGTACAAAAGTTAAAAATATACGTTTAGTTGAGGGAGATCATGATATAGAATGTAAAATTGATGGTTTTGGAGCGATGAAATTAAAATCTGAGTTTGTTAAAAAGGTTTAA
- a CDS encoding DinB family protein: protein MQVVTKMFLEQLDMHCHENDWFASMDQALHGVIAAEAAWTSSGISNSIWQIVNHLIFWNEDVIHRIKGTENPHKAEDNEETFGNPGDPEDEIGWAQTVQRLNEVMNKLKTVIADLDDEKLKVPYAVNRYSIERLLSNIMMHDTYHLGQIVLLRKLQSSWGGVDWS from the coding sequence ATGCAAGTTGTAACCAAAATGTTTTTAGAACAACTCGACATGCATTGCCATGAGAATGATTGGTTTGCATCCATGGATCAGGCGCTTCATGGAGTCATCGCAGCTGAGGCAGCATGGACAAGTTCGGGAATCAGCAATTCGATTTGGCAGATTGTCAACCACTTGATATTTTGGAATGAAGACGTAATCCATCGAATTAAGGGCACAGAGAATCCGCATAAAGCAGAAGACAATGAAGAAACCTTTGGAAATCCGGGGGATCCAGAAGACGAAATTGGGTGGGCCCAGACAGTGCAGCGCCTTAATGAAGTCATGAATAAATTAAAAACGGTCATTGCGGACCTTGACGATGAAAAGTTAAAAGTTCCGTATGCAGTTAACAGGTACTCTATTGAGCGTTTACTCAGCAATATCATGATGCACGATACGTATCATCTCGGCCAAATTGTTCTTTTGCGAAAGTTGCAATCCTCTTGGGGTGGCGTTGATTGGTCCTAA
- a CDS encoding Rieske (2Fe-2S) protein: MSELIYAGSLKTLEDEGAKVIKGGSHAIAVFVYEKQVYAVDNRCPHMGFPLHTGSLCDGILTCHWHHARFDIKSGGTLDPWADDVPTYPVEIKEDEVWVHPVPFNKVTIEKLMQRLRDGLEQNISLVIAKSVVGLMEAGYPATEIAKIGVDFGTTHRRSGWGSGLTILTAMANILPKLDKTGQVLALFQGLVHVARESSGMGTRFLLGSLPVSNEKNTKSFEQLSEWYRRCVEVRDSQGAERVLLTAVELGLSNEQLADMMMTAVTDHFYVNTGHTLDFHNKAFEILNQIGFEYRPYVLSSLLPGIGDVSRSEESHSWQSPVNLVKPLMEAFPKLPDILANVSSRGGADIDGTVLVEQILSDDPIKTVNTMLDALKIGVTPSRLAQLVALAAADRISRFHVQNDFRDWITVLHTFTHAHAVHESLRRTTTPELTRAVFHGAMSVYLDRFLNTPSARRPEPKDVETEPQNPSELLEMMNQQQQVAESARWVVNYLARGGDKSELFNTLGHALLREDAEFHSFQMYEAAMIEHDHWEKEDSEFAGYAQETLILALTRYLAGHAPTAREMPHTAQIAMRLHRGEKLFEDD; the protein is encoded by the coding sequence TTGTCAGAATTGATTTATGCGGGTTCATTAAAAACGCTTGAAGATGAAGGTGCAAAGGTAATTAAAGGTGGAAGTCATGCAATTGCAGTATTTGTTTACGAAAAACAAGTCTATGCGGTGGATAACCGTTGTCCGCATATGGGCTTTCCCCTCCATACAGGAAGCCTATGTGATGGGATTTTGACTTGTCACTGGCATCATGCTCGCTTTGATATAAAAAGCGGTGGAACCTTGGATCCATGGGCAGATGATGTCCCTACTTATCCTGTCGAGATTAAGGAAGATGAGGTTTGGGTTCACCCGGTTCCATTTAATAAGGTGACAATCGAAAAGTTGATGCAGCGATTACGTGACGGACTTGAGCAAAATATTAGTCTTGTCATCGCCAAATCGGTTGTCGGATTGATGGAGGCGGGTTATCCAGCGACAGAGATTGCAAAGATCGGCGTCGACTTCGGGACAACACATCGGAGGAGCGGGTGGGGATCGGGATTAACGATTTTAACAGCCATGGCAAATATATTGCCTAAATTGGATAAAACTGGTCAGGTTTTAGCACTGTTCCAAGGCCTGGTTCATGTTGCACGGGAAAGTTCCGGAATGGGAACACGCTTTTTACTTGGGTCCCTTCCTGTATCAAATGAAAAGAATACCAAATCATTCGAACAATTATCAGAATGGTATCGTCGTTGTGTGGAGGTGCGGGATTCACAGGGAGCTGAGCGGGTACTATTGACCGCGGTAGAATTGGGACTCTCGAACGAGCAGCTTGCTGACATGATGATGACAGCGGTCACGGATCATTTTTATGTAAATACAGGTCATACTCTTGATTTTCATAATAAAGCATTCGAGATTTTAAATCAGATTGGTTTTGAGTATCGACCATATGTATTGTCATCCTTGTTACCTGGTATCGGAGATGTATCCCGCAGTGAAGAATCCCATAGCTGGCAATCTCCTGTGAACTTGGTCAAACCATTAATGGAGGCGTTTCCAAAATTACCTGATATCCTTGCTAATGTCTCATCACGAGGCGGCGCTGATATCGATGGGACAGTATTGGTTGAACAAATTTTATCAGATGACCCTATAAAAACTGTAAATACGATGTTGGATGCACTTAAAATCGGAGTCACCCCTTCCCGTTTGGCCCAGCTCGTAGCTTTAGCGGCTGCTGATCGAATTTCCCGTTTCCATGTACAAAATGATTTCAGGGATTGGATTACTGTACTTCATACTTTTACTCACGCACATGCGGTACATGAATCGTTACGCCGCACTACTACACCTGAATTGACCCGAGCTGTTTTCCATGGAGCAATGAGTGTGTATCTTGATCGTTTTCTCAATACACCGTCTGCAAGAAGACCGGAACCAAAGGATGTGGAAACTGAACCGCAGAATCCTTCAGAATTATTGGAGATGATGAATCAACAACAACAGGTTGCAGAATCAGCAAGATGGGTAGTGAATTACCTGGCACGCGGCGGTGATAAAAGTGAACTCTTCAATACGCTCGGGCATGCTTTACTAAGAGAAGATGCAGAGTTTCATTCATTTCAAATGTATGAAGCAGCAATGATCGAACATGATCATTGGGAAAAAGAGGATTCCGAGTTTGCTGGATATGCACAGGAAACATTGATCCTCGCATTAACACGTTATCTGGCAGGCCATGCCCCAACTGCTAGAGAAATGCCACATACAGCACAAATTGCAATGCGCCTCCATCGAGGAGAAAAATTATTTGAAGATGACTGA